One Pyrenophora tritici-repentis strain M4 chromosome 5, whole genome shotgun sequence DNA window includes the following coding sequences:
- a CDS encoding Retrotrans-gag domain containing protein, translated as MTTNDSNQLLQSLLQRLEDMSTRMERLEAPSHEPPQTPGHNTDATTDPTPTSETSNTSVPIIPKPRHSLPHPPTFGGNKSQWRGWKLEMEGKIEEDAQAIGSLKAQLRYVYMRLDGAAKTNVTTYYEIQVKEESPNPFKLLDRLELLYGERNRKEKAIQNLYSIRQKDDETFISFYPRFEKEMANADAESWPEHTKISYLRNALSGRIKDRLVGTSGAETSTYARFAQNSFPEDMMEWEPTQPTTTQVNAVGLRGKTNMNGYPSRRPEDRELIGKRAKWVNQEEIDARRQERRCLRCGRNNCRIATCPLAAALRPTHVSVKTAKSTVVTKAAVEEEDPEDSEAEQ; from the exons ATGACGACGAACGATTCGAACCAGCTGTTACAGTCGCTACTACAGAGACTTGAAGACATGAGCACTAGGATGGAGAGGCTGGAAGCACCATCGCACGAGCCACCTCAAACGCCTGGTCACAATACAGACGCCACCACTGATCCGACGCCAACCTCCGAGACTTCGAACACATCTGTGCCTATAATCCCAAAGCCGCGGCACAGCTTACCCCACCCGCCTACGTTTGGTGGAAACAAATCacaatggcgaggatggaagctagagatggagggtaagatcgaagaagacgcgcaAGCTATTGGAAGCCTAAAAGCTCAGCTACGCTACGTCTACATGCGTCTTGATGGGGCAGCGAAAACCAACGTTACAACATACTACGAGATACAAGTTAAAGAAGAATCGCCAAACCCTTTCAAGCTGCTTGACCGCCTTGAACTCCTCTACGGCGAACGAAATCGGAAGGAGAAAGCCATTCAGAACCTCTACTCTATACGCCAGAAGGACGACGAGACGTTTATTTCCTTCTATCCACggtttgagaaagagatggcCAACGCTGACGCAGAAAGCTGGCCTGAGCATACGAAGATATCCTACTTACGCAACGCATTAAGTGGTAGGATAAAGGATAGGCTTGTTGGTACATCAGGAGCAGAAACAAGCACATACGCAAGGTTCGCTCAGAA CAGTTTCCCCGAAGACATGATGGAATGGGAACCTACGCAGCCTACAACTACCCAAGTGAACGCTGTCGGCCTCCGCGGCAAGACCAACATGAATGGATATCCATCTAGGCGTCCCGAAGACCGAGAACTTATTGGAAAACGAGCAAAATGGGTCAACCAAGAGGAAATCGATGCTCGACGCCAGGAACGACGCTGCCTCCGATGCGGCCGCAACAATTGCCGAATAGCTACATGCCCGTTAGCAGCCGCTCTACGACCAACTCACGTTAGCGTCAAGACAGCAAAGAGTACTGTGGTCACCAAGGCAGctgtagaggaggaagatcCAGAAGACTCCGAAGCAGAGCAATAG
- a CDS encoding Retrotrans-gag multi-domain protein, producing MELDEPYHEALDAQQNNEGQSQQANQTLPGANIEITTLQMMQQMMKQISELTARIAKIETTSTPTPAEPTPTPAVDATPPPAMPAPPHEPKGLKDPDAFDGTRSQYLPWKYQIKAKLRSEPRRFHTSQLAIDYTFSRTTGDARARVFPWVSIHAASSTLDEFFRHLDEAFKDPHMAETARNKLQNMRQKTHNVRDFMQDFNKEALTAGLFDHAILKSMFLNALNHELRTALRLRNNQFNPVTLLDPLTYLGRA from the coding sequence ATGGAATTAGACGAACCTTACCACGAAGCGTTAGACGCTCAACAAAACAACGAAGGACAATCGCAACAAGCGAACCAGACACTACCAGGCGCAAACATTGAGATAACAACACTACAGATGATGCAACAGATGATGAAGCAGATAAGCGAGCTCACAGCACGGATTGCGAAGATTGAGACCACAAGTACTCCTACACCAGCTGAACCCACACCTACTCCTGCCGTAGATGCGACACCTCCACCTGCAATGCCTGCACCACCGCATGAGCCAAAAGGACTTAAAGACCCTGATGCGTTTGATGGTACACGAAGTCAATACTTGCCATGGAAATACCAGATTAAGGCAAAGCTAAGATCAGAACCTCGACGATTCCACACGAGCCAGCTTGCGATTGACTATACCTTTAGTCGCACTACTGGTGATGCGAGAGCACGCGTTTTCCCTTGGGTTTCTATCCATGCCGCCTCGAGTACGCTTGATGAGTTTTTCCGACATCTTGATGAAGCTTTTAAGGACCCACATATGGCTGAAACTGCGAGGAACAAGCTCCAGAACATGCGGCAGAAAACACACAACGTGCGCGATTTTATGCAGGACTTTAACAAGGAAGCTCTCACGGCTGGTCTCTTTGACCACGCGATCCTAAAGAGTATGTTTCTAAACGCTCTTAACCACGAACTACGGACTGCTcttagactccgcaacaatcaattcaatccggtcactctcctagacccacttacctatctaggtagggcttaa
- a CDS encoding DUF1421 multi-domain protein, which translates to MAGSQSNSGDTDADVQEQLLNYPSERNTSKRAETISPGAKFTAEHLMRHCPYTVTFDYINPSLWGVPAPEDADETHATTWVAKAIHDYHVGMEWDERLYFDYQWDFEGWTRELFQKVERTTLRSLKTVLRYRGVYTGKFRARVADSLFNLLGGENAPEWDPAEFKAEKFDERSEAYQRQQNAHLAAPIDRQAQQPLQQTQPLEPLQPQPQRPSQGEQYRVRQGVRSHPQYQELQQPPYAINAYAGPQPRQTEQAMQPQQWYPQTQTRPPATAYREVTPFPQQPTNRVPDRPLGLPHDPYKTLPPRWSRNDRLEANTITQFSKLWDNSNKYTGNAYDLLDDKIKIFFSICWQVDIQEEQFHAVFPRILTGRAETFYIQVVERDDSFADAYMAIKNHFDHDVHHQHYYTDWTTTTFARTRAENPDKGLHEVLQILLDKLQLCQRALGKNFEGEDALRTTVINACRGVPELEMALFKPATICEGLFSDLRSAVETHLARQHTAQLVTEDQYYLDRRYNGNGRIRGGSRGGGGFRGGSRGAYRGGEQRDDNGRGFKPRWRKKCFVCRKEGCWSTNHTDKERKDARAQFFSTLYFTGAQPPEDFSVHLAEYEGIEHTSQYNQRGWREEEDCEDDEDDDVAEAHSEHQFFKEQCLADQAFLHHISGDDIYSRDAPSAPASQFLLEDRYTRSVYQGILPDTGAANVSTVGKEQYLALTREDPTVKLDTSTAGKASIKFGKGEATASIGTVQVSTEIGKINFEVLEAPTPFLLCLADMDRLKVYFNNTTDELVQDDVHIPVIRKWGHPWFHLNKRERATMFLTETELRRLHRRFGHPAVTRLVKLLKDAGHNDFEERTLEEVTKFCHHCQLHSSAPRRFKFTLKDNHHFNYEILVDVMYLSNKPVLHVVDSSTAFQGARFLSAISAKETWQALRILWIDTYQGPPDIITHDAGTNFASAEFRAEAKIMGVTCKQVPTEAHWSIGKTERYHAPLRRAWDILHAELTDTMSTVRNNQLSGS; encoded by the coding sequence ATGGCAGGCAGCCAGAGCAACTCTGGCGATACAGACGCTGATGTTCAAGAGCAACTACTCAACTATCCATCCGAACGCAATACAAGCAAGCGCGCAGAAACTATATCCCCAGGAGCGAAGTTTACTGCTGAACACCTTATGCGACactgtccatacacagtCACGTTTGACTATATCAACCCATCtctctggggtgtacccgcacCAGAGGATGCAGACGAGACGCACGCAACAACCTGGGTCGCGAAggctatccacgactaccATGTAGGAATGGAATGGGATGAGAGACTATACTTCGACTACcaatgggactttgaaggatggacacGAGAGCTATTCCAGAAGGTTGAGCGCACTACGCTAAGATCTCTGAAGACTGTGCTCCGGTATAGGGGAGTCTATACAGGCAAATTTCGGGCTAGAGTAGCTGATTCCCTCTTCAACTTACTAGGAGGAGAAAACGCTCCCGAATGGGACCCTGCAGAGTTCAAGGCCGAGAAGTTTGACGAACGTTCTGAGGCGTACCAGCGTCAGCAGAACGCACATCTAGCAGCCCCTATAGATAGACAAGCGCAGCAGCCACTGCAACAGACGCAGCCACTGGAACCGCTACAGCCGCAGCCACAACGTCCGTCACAGGGCgagcagtatagagtgagacaaggcgttCGAAGCCACCCGCAATATCAAGAGCTACAACAACCGCCCTACGCGATCAATGCCTATGCAGGACCACAGCCTCGACAAACGGAGCAGGCTATGCAACCACAACAATGGTACCCGCAGACACAGACACGACCCCCAGCGACCGCATACCGCGAGGTGACACCTTTCCCTCAGCAACCTACAAACCGAGTACCTGACAGACCCCTTGGCCTACCACAtgacccgtacaagacgctaccgccgcgatggtctCGCAACGATCGGCTCGAAGCCaatacgatcacgcagttctctaagctatgggacaatagcaacaagtatacagggaatgcgtacgatctcctagacgataagattaagatcttcttcagcatctgctggcaggtagatatccaggaggagcagtttcacgcagtgtttccccgtatccttaccgggcgtgcagagacgttctacatacaggttgtagagagagatgatagctttgctgatgcgtacatggcaatcaaaaaccacttcgaccatgacgtccatcaccagcactactacacagactggacgactacaaccttcgctcgcacccgcGCAGAGAACCCTGATaagggactacacgaggttctgcagatcctgcttgacaagctgcagctatgccagcgtgcccttggcaagaactttgagggtGAGGATGCCCTCCGCACTACGgtcatcaatgcctgccgaggagtaccagaacttgagatggcactgttcaagccagccacaatctgtgaaggactcttctcagaTCTACGATCCGCAGTGGAAACACACCTAGCACGGCAACACACCGCCCAGTTGGTCACAGAAGATCAATACTACCTAGACcgccgatacaacggcaatggaaggatccgaggtggatctcgaggtggaggaggattcagaggcggatccagaggagcataccgaggaggcgagcagcgcgacgacaacggacgaggattcaagccacgttggaggaagaaatgctttgtttgccggaaggaaggatgctggtctaccaaccacacagataaagagcgcaaagatgcccgtgcgcagttcttctctacgctatactttacaggtGCACAGCCCCCTGaggacttctccgtacatcttgcagaatacgaagggatcgagcacaccagccagtacaatcagagaggctggagagaggaggaagactgcgaggatgacgaggatgacgacgtcgcggaagcaCATTCTGAACACCAGTTCTTCaaggagcaatgccttgcagaccaggcgttcttgcatcATATCTCGGGCGACGACATATACAGCCGAGACGCGCCGTCAGCACCAGCATCGCAGTTCCTGCTTGAGGACCGCTACACACGATCTGTGTACCAAGGAATCCTACCAGATACAGGCGCTGCAAACGTATCCACGGTCGGCAAGGAGCAATACCTCGCACTTACGAGAGAAGATCCGACGGTTAAGTTAGACACATCTACAGCAGGGAAAGCGTCTATTAAATTCGGAAAAGGCGAGGCTACAGCGTCGATTGGCACCGTGCAGGTCTCTACGGAGATCGGAAAAATCAACTTCGAAGTGCTCGAGGCGCCTACGCCGTTCTTGCtatgccttgcagacatggaccgctTAAAGGTATACTTCAACAATACGACAGACGAGCTGGTTCAGGATGACGTACACATCCCggtgattcgcaaatggggacatccttggttccatctaaacaagagagagagagcaactaTGTTCCTAACGGAGACAGaattgcgacggctccatcgacggtttggacacccagctgttaCGCGACTAGTCAAACTCTTAAAGGatgctggccataacgacttcgaagaaagaaccctagaagaagtcactaagttctgccaccactgccagctccacagctccgcgccgcgccgattcaaattcactcttAAGGATaatcaccacttcaactatgagatcctggtggacGTAATGTACCTAAGCAACAAACCTGTACTGCATGTGGTcgattcctcaacagcgtttcaaggcgcgaggttcctcagcgctatctcagctaaagaaacatggcaagcactgcggatactatggatcgacaccTACCAGGGACCACCCGACATCATCACGCATGATGCAGGTACTAACTTCGCGAGCGCAGAGttccgcgcagaagcaaagatcatgggagtcacatgcaagcaagtacctacggaggcgcactggtctatcggcaaaactGAGAGGTACCATGCCCCTCTACGCCGGGCATGGGACATACTCCATGCAGAACTCACTGACACTATGtccacagtccgcaacaatcaattaagtgggtcctag
- a CDS encoding NMDAR2-C domain containing protein, whose translation MTNSYEEQNKLLELLDVFRDYTEKGRVTNQISDKLSAKLAFHSATLANASEKAAKTLKKATATVAGQNNQTVAVATTTTNTNAPQSYATIAAQPSKNATWTTVAPKKKPTPKKLITHYQIVATLEENQTINPLQARNKINEAFQKAGIAGPVIQLAALSKRNNLILTTTSGYSGEFLLQLSD comes from the coding sequence ATGACCAACTCATATGAAGAGCAAAACAAGCTACTCGAACTACTAGACGTATTTAGAGACTACACGGAAAAAGGGAGAGTTACAAACCAGATCTCGGACAAACTATCTGCCAAGCTCGCCTTCCACTCAGCTACTCTAGCAAACGCTTCAGAAAAAGCAGCAAAGACATTAAAGAAGGCAACAGCCACAGTAGCTGGTCAAAACAACCAAacagtagcagtagcaacaacgacaacaaaCACAAATGCTCCCCAATCATACGCAACAATTGCAGCTCAACCATCAAAGAACGCCACTTGGACGACTGTAGCCCCAAAGAAAAAGCCAACGCCTAAGAAACTAATTACGCACTATCAAATAGTTGCAACACTAGAGGAAAACCAAACCATCAACCCGCTCCAAGCACGAAACAAAATCAACGAGGCATTCCAAAAAGCTGGCATTGCAGGACCTGTTATCCAACTAGCAGCTCTTAGTAAGAGAAACAATCTCATACTTACTACTACAAGCGGATACTCTGGAGAATTCCTTCTCCAGctgtcagattga